Proteins encoded within one genomic window of Macrotis lagotis isolate mMagLag1 chromosome 3, bilby.v1.9.chrom.fasta, whole genome shotgun sequence:
- the GPR152 gene encoding putative G-protein coupled receptor 152, producing the protein MEAGSARLAPPWRARSELDDDYYPQGGWDTAFLVTLLLLGLPANGLMAWLAGSQARHRTGKRLALFLLSLAISDFLFLVAAAFQIMEIRLQGHWPLGTAACRFYYFLWGISYSSGLFLLAVLSLDRCLMALFPRWYPCHRPSRLPLWLCSGSWMLATLYSVPWLIFPEANVWWYDLVICLDFWDTEELPLRVLEILGGMLPFLLLLGSHVLTQIQACCRRRQQPQHGRTGPRLEGFSRVASTILSAYIVLRLPYQLAQLLYLAYLWDFYPGYFLWEALVYSDYLLVLNSCLSPFLCILASANIRALLHSMLSSFATALAEEQFRVAMPVASPPAQPESSVQLQTTPTTQLQPQMNPTAQDQVNSTAQSQPNSTDQPQANPTVQSSELPPTSTSDPCEGPTSSLPTEQTTPVPQEELAMPPAPEGDSSGDALPETSPTQGPS; encoded by the exons ATGGAAGCAGGCAGTGCCAGGCTGGCTCCACCCTGGAGGGCCAGATCTGAGTTGGATGATGACTATTATCCCCAAGGCGGTTGGGACACGGCCTTCTTAGTCACACTGCTGCTGCTGGGACTGCCAGCCAACGGGCTCATGGCATGGCTAGCAGGCTCCCAGGCCCGGCACAGGACTGGCAAGCGTCTAGCCCTCTTCTTGCTCAGCCTGGCCATCTCAGACTTCCTCTTCCTGGTGGCCGCTGCCTTCCAGATCATGGAGATTCGCCTACAGGGCCACTGGCCCCTTGGAACAGCTGCCTGCCGATTCTATTACTTCCTCTGGGGCATCTCCTACTCCTCGGGCCTCTTCCTGTTGGCCGTTCTCAGCCTTGACCGTTGTCTAATGGCATTGTTCCCTCGGTGGTATCCCTGCCATCGCCCATCACGCCTGCCACTCTGGCTGTGTTCAGGGTCCTGGATGCTGGCCACCTTGTACAGCGTGCCCTGGCTCATCTTTCCTGAGGCCAATGTGTGGTGGTATGACCTTGTCATCTGCCTCGACTTCTGGGACACCGAAGAGCTGCCCCTGCGGGTCCTGGAGATCCTTGGTGGGATGttgcccttcctcctcctcctgggcTCTCATGTGCTGACCCAAATCCAGGCTTGCTGCCGTCGCCGGCAGCAGCCGCAGCATGGCAGAACTGGGCCTCGCCTAGAGGGCTTCTCTCGCGTAGCCTCCACCATCCTGTCGGCCTACATTGTCCTCCGCCTGCCCTACCAGCTGGCCCAGCTGCTCTACCTGGCTTACCTGTGGGACTTCTACCCTGGCTACTTTCTCTGGGAGGCACTGGTCTACTCTGACTACCTGCTCGTTCTCAACAGTTGTCTGAGTCCCTTCCTCTGCATCTTGGCCAGTGCCAACATCCGAGCCCTCCTTCATTCTATGCTCTCTTCCTTTGCCACTGCTTTGGCTGAGGAGCAGTTCAGGGTCGCCATGCCTGTGGCCTCCCCACCAGCTCAGCCAGAGTCTTCTGTCCAGCTCCAGACCACTCCTACTACCCAACTCCAGCCTCAA ATGAACCCCACGGCTCAGGACCAGGTGAACTCTACTGCTCAGTCCCAGCCAAACTCGACAGATCAACCTCAGGCCAACCCTACAGTTCAGTCCTCTGAACTTCCCCCTACCTCAACCTCTGACCCCTGTGAAGGACCCACATCTAGTCTACCTACAGAACAGACCACACCTGTTCCCCAAGAAGAGTTGGCCATGCCCCCTGCCCCTGAGGGAGACAGTTCTGGGGATGCTCTTCCAGAGACATCTCCCACCCAGGGTCCTTCTTGA